One stretch of Amycolatopsis tolypomycina DNA includes these proteins:
- a CDS encoding AfsR/SARP family transcriptional regulator, with protein MTTATAVPSRPTGRLTPEPSRATVLGSLEVEIDGVSIVPPAMKAKQLLALLLLNEGRVVQSGTIERELWEDPPRNAANAIQNGVLQIRKKLAAALGERGCGAAAKQLLCTEPAGYRLAVALDRSDLRRERELVAEADDLEARGDLAGASAKLQEALDLWQGSPLGDLIPGPVLYAQIVRLLEENKSILMRRIMLDLRLHRYASLVGELRALIPMDEYDESLHASLMYALHMTGRRNAALSVFRSLRQSLNDNLGLEPSRPLQELHRKVMLDSSADPVRIEDLPWHACATPAKAGAA; from the coding sequence ATGACCACGGCCACCGCCGTACCGAGCCGGCCGACCGGCCGGCTCACCCCGGAACCGTCACGGGCCACCGTGCTCGGTTCCCTCGAAGTCGAGATCGACGGCGTTTCGATCGTGCCGCCCGCGATGAAGGCCAAGCAGCTGCTCGCGCTGCTGCTGCTCAACGAGGGCCGCGTGGTCCAGTCGGGCACCATCGAACGCGAGCTGTGGGAGGACCCGCCGCGCAACGCCGCCAACGCGATCCAGAACGGCGTGCTGCAGATCCGCAAGAAGCTGGCCGCCGCGCTCGGCGAGCGCGGGTGCGGCGCGGCCGCCAAGCAGCTGCTGTGCACCGAACCGGCCGGCTACCGGCTGGCCGTCGCGCTCGACCGCTCGGACCTGCGCCGGGAGCGCGAGCTCGTCGCCGAAGCGGACGACCTCGAAGCCCGCGGCGACCTGGCGGGCGCGTCGGCGAAACTGCAGGAGGCGCTCGACCTGTGGCAGGGCTCCCCGCTCGGGGACCTGATCCCGGGGCCGGTGCTCTACGCCCAGATCGTGCGCCTGCTGGAGGAGAACAAGTCCATCCTGATGCGCCGCATCATGCTCGACCTGAGGCTGCACCGGTACGCGAGCCTCGTCGGCGAGCTGCGCGCGCTGATCCCGATGGACGAGTACGACGAGTCGCTGCACGCCAGCCTGATGTACGCGCTGCACATGACCGGGCGGCGCAACGCGGCGCTGTCGGTGTTCCGCAGCCTGCGGCAGAGCCTCAACGACAACCTCGGCCTGGAGCCGTCGCGGCCGCTGCAGGAGCTGCACCGCAAGGTCATGCTCGACTCCTCCGCCGACCCGGTCCGGATCGAGGACCTCCCCTGGCACGCGTGCGCGACGCCGGCGAAGGCGGGTGCCGCGTGA
- a CDS encoding beta-ketoacyl-[acyl-carrier-protein] synthase family protein: MTHVSTADVAITGLGLVTPAGIGVEANWNRIRAGTPCAAPDPVLKGMPTDFSCRVPGFDPDELLGGFAGWQLDRFVQLAVVAAREAIADAGWDPRTWDAPRVGVVLGNSLGGAETFEEQHRALRDDGPALVSPLAVPKYLPNMVSGQVAIDCGARGANLVVASACASGAMAIGMARDLLRSGRCDVVLAGAGEAALTPTVVAGLHKMGALSKRCDAPETASRPFDAGRDGFVAAEGAGILVMERADDAGDRARALVRGYGTTCDAHHATAPDPEGAGIERALREALADAGVEPSAVDHVNAHGTATPMNDVVEARMLRRVLGERPAVTSTKGVTGHTLAAAGAIEAAYTALAIQHGEIPPTANLEHQDPEIDVDVVHGTARAGAVDVAVSTSMGFGGHNAALVLTPA; this comes from the coding sequence ATGACGCACGTGTCGACCGCCGACGTCGCGATCACCGGTCTGGGGCTGGTCACCCCGGCCGGGATCGGTGTCGAGGCGAACTGGAACCGGATCCGGGCGGGTACGCCGTGCGCGGCGCCGGACCCGGTGCTGAAGGGGATGCCGACGGACTTCTCCTGCCGTGTCCCGGGGTTCGACCCGGACGAGCTGCTGGGCGGGTTCGCGGGCTGGCAGCTGGACCGGTTCGTCCAGCTCGCCGTCGTGGCCGCCCGCGAGGCGATCGCCGACGCCGGGTGGGACCCGCGGACCTGGGACGCGCCGCGGGTCGGCGTGGTGCTCGGGAACTCGCTCGGCGGGGCCGAGACGTTCGAGGAGCAGCACCGGGCCCTGCGTGACGACGGCCCGGCGCTGGTGTCGCCGCTGGCCGTGCCGAAGTACCTGCCGAACATGGTGTCCGGGCAGGTGGCGATCGACTGCGGCGCCCGCGGCGCGAACCTGGTCGTCGCGTCGGCGTGCGCGTCCGGCGCGATGGCCATCGGGATGGCCCGCGACCTGCTGCGCTCGGGCCGGTGCGACGTCGTGCTGGCCGGGGCCGGGGAAGCCGCGCTCACCCCGACCGTCGTGGCGGGGCTGCACAAGATGGGGGCGCTGTCGAAGCGGTGCGACGCCCCGGAAACGGCCAGCCGCCCGTTCGACGCCGGCCGTGACGGGTTCGTCGCCGCGGAAGGCGCCGGGATCCTCGTCATGGAGCGGGCCGACGACGCCGGGGACCGGGCCCGCGCCCTGGTCCGGGGCTACGGCACCACGTGCGACGCCCACCACGCGACCGCTCCCGACCCCGAGGGCGCCGGGATCGAGCGTGCGCTGCGCGAAGCACTGGCGGACGCGGGTGTCGAGCCGTCGGCGGTGGACCACGTCAACGCCCACGGCACGGCGACGCCGATGAACGACGTCGTCGAAGCGCGGATGCTGCGGCGGGTGCTGGGCGAGCGGCCCGCGGTGACCTCGACCAAGGGCGTCACCGGGCACACCCTCGCGGCGGCCGGCGCGATCGAAGCCGCGTACACGGCACTGGCGATCCAGCACGGCGAGATCCCGCCGACGGCCAACCTCGAGCACCAGGACCCGGAGATCGACGTCGACGTCGTCCACGGCACCGCCCGCGCGGGCGCGGTCGACGTCGCGGTGAGCACGTCGATGGGGTTCGGCGGCCACAACGCCGCCCTGGTGCTCACCCCGGCGTAG
- a CDS encoding transketolase family protein: MVMTWEQRFADINAMRARFAAVVDDLVTEDERVAAVFADITWDKLPESARSHPRFVNVGIREQLMIDVAGGLAMAGLRPIAHTFASFLVERPFEQIKIGLNHQDVGAVLVSAGASYDLAVDGRTHESPADVALLSTLPDWTISVPGHADEAEAMLRAAAGRSDLEYIRLSTDTNAKAYWNGEDGFTVLRRGREGTVVAVGPLADPVLAATAGMDLTVLYAPRVRPFDRETLRRTLSSPDVALVEPYLTGTSAAEVDAALEDIPHRLLSIGVPAKELRRYGTPQEHAAAYGLDVRGLRSRLARFF, encoded by the coding sequence ATGGTAATGACCTGGGAACAGCGGTTCGCCGACATCAACGCCATGCGCGCGCGGTTCGCCGCGGTGGTCGACGACCTGGTGACCGAAGACGAGCGGGTGGCCGCGGTGTTCGCCGACATCACGTGGGACAAGCTGCCGGAGTCCGCGCGCAGCCACCCCCGGTTCGTCAACGTCGGCATCCGCGAGCAGCTGATGATCGACGTCGCCGGCGGCCTGGCGATGGCCGGGCTGCGGCCGATCGCGCACACCTTCGCGAGCTTCCTCGTGGAGCGGCCGTTCGAGCAGATCAAGATCGGGCTCAACCACCAGGACGTCGGCGCCGTGCTGGTCAGCGCGGGCGCGTCCTACGACCTGGCGGTGGACGGGCGCACCCACGAGTCACCCGCCGACGTGGCGCTGCTGAGCACCCTGCCGGACTGGACGATCAGCGTCCCCGGCCACGCCGACGAGGCCGAGGCCATGCTGCGCGCCGCGGCCGGCCGTTCGGACCTGGAGTACATCCGGCTGTCCACCGACACGAACGCGAAGGCGTACTGGAACGGCGAAGACGGGTTCACGGTGCTGCGCCGCGGCCGCGAAGGCACGGTCGTGGCGGTGGGGCCGCTGGCCGACCCGGTCCTGGCAGCGACGGCGGGGATGGACCTCACGGTGCTGTACGCCCCGCGCGTCCGCCCGTTCGACCGCGAAACCCTGCGGCGGACGCTGTCCAGCCCCGACGTGGCCCTCGTGGAGCCGTACCTGACCGGCACCTCGGCGGCGGAGGTCGACGCGGCACTGGAGGACATCCCGCACCGGCTGCTGAGCATCGGCGTGCCCGCGAAGGAGCTGCGCCGCTACGGGACGCCGCAGGAGCACGCGGCCGCGTACGGGCTCGACGTCCGTGGCCTGCGCTCGCGGCTGGCCCGGTTCTTCTGA
- a CDS encoding ScbA/BarX family gamma-butyrolactone biosynthesis protein, protein MTELAERTEVRTAVADPATAISRLAFDRTVARGEVHREALSEVFLTDSVRVDESRFVAAARLPASHAYYGDHTGGTPIDPLLLLECCRQAETHAVHAHFGAPRDTKFVLQSWSLTMHPLPANVHIGPAEVVISAHTDEAVWRAGELRAMRYRMQVYVAGRHAADVVMRVQYCPDELYRLMRGRCHDGRVPSSDDFRFTTTEVAPGLVGRDRPENVVLTDARVGADRVSARLRIDGGHPSLFDHAQDHVPGMVLMEAGRQLAVLAASTAHGTPADAVEVTGLNAAFGAYAELDTPITVSTDGAAVGSDLLVCFEQEGRVLVEAGFTCLPRNPNTDQGAK, encoded by the coding sequence GTGACCGAACTCGCCGAACGGACAGAAGTCCGTACGGCGGTGGCCGATCCCGCCACCGCCATCTCCCGCCTCGCCTTCGACCGCACGGTCGCGCGGGGGGAGGTCCATCGGGAAGCCCTGTCCGAGGTGTTCCTGACCGACAGCGTCCGGGTCGACGAGTCGCGGTTCGTCGCCGCGGCCCGGCTGCCCGCGTCGCACGCCTACTACGGCGACCACACCGGCGGCACCCCGATCGACCCGCTGCTGCTGCTCGAGTGCTGCCGCCAGGCCGAAACCCACGCGGTGCACGCGCACTTCGGCGCCCCGCGCGACACCAAGTTCGTGCTGCAGTCCTGGTCGCTGACCATGCACCCGCTGCCCGCGAACGTCCACATCGGACCGGCCGAGGTCGTCATCTCGGCGCACACCGACGAGGCCGTGTGGCGGGCCGGCGAGCTGCGCGCGATGCGCTACCGCATGCAGGTCTACGTCGCCGGACGGCACGCCGCCGACGTCGTGATGCGCGTCCAGTACTGCCCCGACGAGCTGTACCGGCTGATGCGCGGGCGCTGCCACGACGGCCGGGTGCCGTCTTCGGACGATTTCCGGTTCACCACAACGGAGGTGGCCCCCGGGCTCGTCGGGCGTGACCGGCCGGAGAACGTCGTGCTGACCGACGCCCGCGTCGGCGCGGACCGCGTCTCGGCCCGGCTGCGGATCGACGGCGGCCACCCCAGCCTGTTCGACCACGCCCAGGACCACGTGCCAGGAATGGTGCTGATGGAAGCCGGGCGGCAGCTCGCCGTCCTGGCCGCGAGCACCGCGCACGGCACCCCGGCCGACGCGGTCGAGGTCACCGGCCTCAACGCCGCCTTCGGCGCCTACGCCGAGCTCGACACCCCCATCACCGTCTCGACCGACGGCGCGGCCGTGGGCTCGGACCTGCTCGTCTGCTTCGAGCAGGAGGGCCGCGTCCTCGTCGAAGCCGGCTTCACCTGCCTGCCCCGCAACCCGAACACCGACCAAGGAGCGAAATGA
- a CDS encoding transketolase translates to MTIETLSRPTETEFERLDALMGLMTGDEKHAPSSTSTLDVLWVLHDRVLRVSPDRVDDEERDRFFLSKGHGPMAYYAVLAAKGFLEPETLAGYGDWDCPLGYHPDRTLVPGVEMASGSLGHGLPLAVGTALGLRARGLDQPQIWVLAGDAELDEGPNHEAIAFAGRAGLDRLNVVVIDNDSATIDWPGGVETRFAVEGWSTRRVDGRDHVALEAAFTEPHFGRPHVVVAEVERKDGRPRRR, encoded by the coding sequence ATGACGATCGAGACACTGTCCCGGCCCACCGAAACCGAGTTCGAGCGCCTCGACGCGCTGATGGGCCTGATGACCGGCGACGAGAAGCACGCGCCCTCCTCGACGTCCACTTTGGACGTCCTGTGGGTGCTGCACGACCGCGTGCTGCGCGTCAGCCCCGACCGCGTCGACGACGAGGAACGCGACCGCTTCTTCCTCTCCAAGGGGCACGGCCCGATGGCCTACTACGCGGTGCTCGCGGCCAAGGGCTTCCTCGAGCCCGAGACCCTGGCCGGCTACGGCGACTGGGACTGCCCGCTCGGCTACCACCCCGACCGCACCCTCGTGCCGGGCGTCGAGATGGCCAGCGGCTCCCTCGGCCACGGCCTGCCCCTGGCCGTCGGCACCGCGCTGGGCCTGCGCGCCCGCGGCCTCGACCAGCCCCAGATCTGGGTCCTGGCCGGCGACGCGGAGCTCGACGAAGGCCCCAACCACGAGGCCATCGCCTTCGCCGGCCGCGCCGGGCTCGACCGGCTCAACGTCGTCGTCATCGACAACGACTCGGCGACCATCGACTGGCCCGGCGGCGTCGAGACCCGCTTCGCCGTCGAAGGCTGGTCGACGCGGCGGGTCGACGGCCGCGACCACGTCGCGCTCGAGGCGGCGTTCACCGAACCCCACTTCGGACGGCCGCACGTCGTGGTCGCCGAAGTCGAACGCAAGGACGGCCGGCCCCGGCGCCGGTGA
- a CDS encoding bile acid:sodium symporter family protein has product MGAQIVSIFLPAALALVMFGLGLSLTPADFARVVKYPKAAVIALTCQIVVLPAICYGLVVLFGLNGVLAVGMMLLVASPGGTSANLFSHLAGGDVALNVTLTAVNSVLAMFTLPVVVAWSLAQFMAGDASIGLQPAKLLQMFAVVLVPVAIGMAVRHRSLAWTEKMQKPVKIASVVVLVLAVTFSIVGNFRLLLDNADTLGPVALLLSVLSLAVGYGVPRLLRVERRQAIASAMEIGIHNAALAITLAMSVLGSEPMAVPAGIYGSVMFVPAAIAAYALSRKGSRVVSVTGA; this is encoded by the coding sequence ATGGGCGCGCAGATCGTCTCGATATTCCTGCCGGCGGCGCTCGCGCTGGTCATGTTCGGCCTCGGCCTGTCACTGACCCCGGCCGACTTCGCCAGGGTGGTGAAGTACCCGAAGGCCGCCGTCATCGCGCTGACGTGCCAGATCGTCGTGCTCCCCGCCATCTGCTACGGGCTGGTCGTGCTGTTCGGGCTCAACGGCGTGCTGGCCGTCGGGATGATGCTGCTCGTCGCCTCGCCCGGCGGGACGTCGGCGAACCTGTTCAGCCACCTCGCCGGCGGTGACGTCGCGCTCAACGTCACCCTGACCGCGGTCAACTCCGTGCTCGCGATGTTCACGCTGCCCGTGGTGGTCGCCTGGTCGCTGGCGCAGTTCATGGCCGGCGACGCCTCGATCGGGCTGCAGCCCGCGAAACTGCTGCAGATGTTCGCGGTCGTGCTGGTCCCGGTGGCGATCGGCATGGCGGTCCGCCACCGCTCCCTCGCCTGGACCGAGAAGATGCAGAAGCCGGTCAAGATCGCGTCGGTCGTCGTGCTGGTGCTGGCGGTCACGTTCTCCATCGTCGGCAACTTCCGCCTGCTGCTGGACAACGCCGACACGCTCGGCCCGGTGGCGCTGCTGCTGTCGGTGCTGAGCCTGGCGGTCGGCTACGGCGTCCCGCGCCTGCTGCGCGTGGAGCGGCGGCAGGCGATCGCGTCGGCCATGGAGATCGGCATCCACAACGCCGCACTGGCCATCACGCTCGCGATGTCGGTGCTGGGCAGCGAGCCGATGGCGGTGCCGGCCGGGATCTACGGCTCGGTGATGTTCGTGCCCGCCGCGATCGCCGCGTATGCGTTGAGCCGCAAGGGTTCCCGGGTCGTGAGCGTGACGGGAGCCTGA
- a CDS encoding MFS transporter, whose amino-acid sequence MSSQAVPTRLALLFSVICGVTTANAYYAQPLLDRIAEDLHASTAGVSLLVTTGQVGTALGLLFIVPAADIVRRQNLLTALFVTNTLALAGSAAAPNAPTLAVLAVFVGIGAVAIPVISAYAATLADDASRGRVLGVIMGGVLFGILMSRTVASLIAAAGGWRTVYVVAAVLMAAATVVVRTTIHGDQPALQKRYLAQVGSVLAQFRRSSIMRSRCAIGACVMAAFTAFWTSVTFLLAGPPFEYSQIGIGLFALSGVAGALMASGGGRLIDRYRHWRWQSSGVALGVLAVSFGILALGRSSIVLLVLGALVMDAAIQAVHVTNQSVVYEVDQQARARIASGYMTSFAIGGVAGSYVSAQAFEATGWYGACWAGAGFAVLGLLVWLFGSGGERAAQRSLAEARLESATR is encoded by the coding sequence ATGTCCAGCCAGGCCGTGCCGACACGGCTGGCCCTGCTGTTCTCCGTGATCTGCGGGGTCACCACGGCCAACGCCTACTACGCCCAGCCCCTGCTCGACCGCATCGCCGAGGACCTGCACGCGTCGACGGCGGGTGTCTCGCTCCTGGTCACGACCGGGCAGGTCGGCACCGCGCTCGGGCTGCTGTTCATCGTGCCCGCGGCCGACATCGTGCGGCGGCAGAACCTGCTCACGGCGTTGTTCGTGACGAACACCCTCGCCCTGGCCGGCAGCGCGGCCGCCCCGAACGCGCCGACGCTGGCCGTGCTCGCGGTGTTCGTCGGCATCGGCGCGGTGGCGATCCCGGTGATCAGCGCGTACGCGGCAACCCTGGCCGACGACGCCTCCCGCGGCCGCGTGCTCGGCGTGATCATGGGCGGCGTCCTGTTCGGCATCCTGATGTCCCGGACGGTGGCGAGCCTGATCGCGGCGGCCGGCGGCTGGCGCACGGTGTACGTCGTGGCGGCGGTCCTGATGGCGGCCGCGACGGTGGTGGTCCGCACGACCATCCACGGCGACCAGCCCGCTCTGCAGAAGCGCTACCTCGCCCAGGTCGGTTCGGTGCTGGCCCAGTTCCGCCGGTCGTCGATCATGCGGTCGCGCTGCGCCATCGGGGCGTGCGTGATGGCCGCGTTCACGGCGTTCTGGACGAGCGTGACGTTCCTGCTGGCGGGCCCGCCGTTCGAGTACTCCCAGATCGGCATCGGCCTGTTCGCCCTGTCCGGCGTGGCGGGCGCCCTGATGGCCTCGGGCGGCGGCCGGTTGATCGACCGCTACCGCCACTGGCGCTGGCAGTCCAGCGGCGTCGCGCTCGGGGTGCTGGCGGTGTCGTTCGGCATCCTGGCGCTGGGCCGGTCGAGCATCGTGCTGCTGGTGCTGGGTGCGCTGGTGATGGACGCGGCGATCCAGGCGGTGCACGTGACCAACCAGAGCGTGGTGTACGAGGTCGACCAGCAGGCCCGCGCGCGGATCGCGAGCGGCTACATGACGTCGTTCGCGATCGGTGGCGTGGCGGGTTCGTACGTGTCGGCCCAGGCGTTCGAGGCCACGGGCTGGTACGGCGCCTGCTGGGCGGGTGCGGGCTTCGCGGTGCTGGGGCTGCTGGTGTGGCTGTTCGGCAGCGGCGGCGAGCGGGCCGCCCAGCGATCGCTCGCCGAGGCGCGGCTCGAGTCCGCGACCCGGTGA
- a CDS encoding beta-ketoacyl-ACP synthase III: protein MTAAAVLCGLGSWLPDGEVTNADLAAQLDTTDDWIRTRTGIRTRYVVSPGEATGDLAVEAGRRALKSAGTEHADAVVVATSTPDRPCPATAPEVASRLGLPDVAAFDVAAVCTGFVYALATAAGLIATGAAGSVLVIGADTFSTILDPADRTTRAIFGDGAGAVVLRAGEPGEAGAIGGLALGSDGSRSELIEVPAGGSRQRSTGRPAAPGEEYFAMQGRPVFAEAVRRMSESVEATAARLGWRVEDVDRVVLHQANARILAAVAARLGIPAERFVANIDRVGNTVAASVPLALGDGVADGELRPGQQVVLAGFGGGLTWGSAGLVWPELTPA, encoded by the coding sequence GTGACGGCGGCCGCGGTGCTCTGCGGTCTGGGGTCGTGGCTGCCGGACGGCGAGGTCACCAACGCCGACCTCGCCGCGCAGCTCGACACCACCGACGACTGGATCCGCACCCGCACCGGCATCCGCACCCGCTACGTCGTCTCCCCCGGCGAAGCCACCGGCGATCTGGCCGTCGAGGCGGGCCGCCGCGCGCTGAAGTCCGCCGGGACCGAGCACGCCGACGCCGTGGTCGTCGCGACCAGCACCCCGGACCGGCCGTGCCCGGCCACCGCACCGGAGGTCGCGAGCCGGCTGGGCCTGCCGGACGTCGCCGCGTTCGACGTCGCGGCCGTGTGCACCGGTTTCGTCTACGCGCTGGCCACGGCGGCCGGGCTGATCGCCACCGGGGCGGCCGGCTCGGTGCTGGTGATCGGCGCCGACACGTTCTCGACGATCCTCGACCCGGCCGACCGCACCACCCGCGCCATCTTCGGCGACGGCGCCGGCGCGGTGGTGCTGCGGGCCGGCGAGCCCGGCGAAGCGGGCGCGATCGGCGGCCTGGCCCTGGGCAGCGACGGCAGCCGCAGCGAGCTCATCGAGGTCCCGGCCGGCGGTTCGCGGCAGCGGTCGACGGGCCGGCCCGCCGCGCCGGGCGAGGAGTACTTCGCGATGCAGGGCCGCCCGGTCTTCGCCGAGGCGGTGCGCCGGATGAGCGAGTCGGTCGAGGCCACCGCGGCCCGGCTGGGCTGGCGCGTCGAGGACGTCGACCGCGTCGTGCTGCACCAGGCCAACGCCCGGATCCTGGCCGCGGTCGCCGCCCGGCTGGGCATCCCCGCCGAGCGGTTCGTGGCGAACATCGACCGCGTCGGCAACACCGTCGCCGCCTCGGTGCCGCTGGCGCTGGGCGACGGCGTCGCCGACGGCGAGCTCCGCCCCGGGCAGCAGGTCGTGCTGGCCGGTTTCGGCGGCGGCCTCACCTGGGGTTCGGCCGGCCTGGTCTGGCCCGAGCTCACCCCGGCCTGA
- a CDS encoding alpha/beta hydrolase encodes MNPHLDERVLTWGPPEAAVTVLAVHGRGQEPEFMRELATRFGPLPARFVAPAAAGGSWYPLPFLQPLSGNQPHLDESLAAIEARVDALSDVVLFGFSQGACLLAHLLLTRPRRVAAAVLFTGGFIGPDPIKPPTGAELDGVPVVLRSIEDDPWVPAHRVVETGRLFEAAGARLDLKIEPGTEHIVTDEACAAAADLIRRLAQL; translated from the coding sequence GTGAACCCCCACCTCGACGAGCGGGTCCTGACCTGGGGCCCGCCCGAGGCGGCGGTCACGGTGCTCGCCGTGCACGGCCGCGGGCAGGAACCGGAGTTCATGCGCGAGCTCGCCACCCGGTTCGGCCCGCTGCCGGCCCGGTTCGTCGCCCCGGCCGCGGCGGGCGGCAGCTGGTACCCGCTGCCGTTCCTGCAGCCCCTGTCCGGCAACCAGCCCCACCTCGACGAGTCACTCGCGGCGATCGAGGCCCGCGTCGATGCGCTGTCCGACGTCGTGCTGTTCGGGTTCTCGCAGGGGGCCTGCCTGCTGGCGCACCTGTTGCTGACCCGGCCCCGGCGTGTGGCTGCGGCGGTTTTGTTCACCGGCGGGTTCATCGGCCCCGACCCGATCAAGCCACCGACCGGCGCGGAACTCGACGGCGTGCCGGTGGTGCTGCGGAGCATCGAGGACGACCCGTGGGTGCCGGCCCACCGCGTCGTGGAGACGGGCCGGCTGTTCGAAGCGGCCGGTGCCCGGCTCGACCTGAAGATCGAGCCGGGCACCGAGCACATCGTGACCGACGAAGCCTGCGCTGCCGCGGCGGATCTCATCCGGCGGCTGGCTCAGTTGTAG
- the fabG gene encoding 3-oxoacyl-ACP reductase FabG, with the protein MSRSVLITGGNRGIGLATARAFADDGEQVAITHRSGDAPPGVLGIHADVTAEGDLERAVEKAEAEHGPVEVLVANAGITADTLLPGMPPERFEQVVATNLTGAYRTVRAAIRGMLLARTGRVVLLSSALAFLGSPGQTNYAASKAGLAGLARSLAWEVGARGITVNVVAPGIIDTDMTKPLSGPRMDDLMRMTPLGRTGTPEEVAAAIRFLASPAASYITGAVLPVGGGLGMGI; encoded by the coding sequence ATGAGCCGGTCCGTCCTGATCACCGGCGGCAACCGCGGCATCGGCCTGGCCACCGCCCGCGCCTTCGCCGACGACGGCGAGCAGGTCGCCATCACCCACCGATCCGGCGACGCACCGCCCGGCGTGCTGGGCATCCACGCCGACGTCACGGCCGAGGGCGACCTGGAGCGGGCGGTGGAGAAGGCCGAAGCCGAGCACGGCCCGGTCGAGGTCCTCGTCGCCAACGCCGGCATCACGGCCGACACCCTGCTGCCGGGCATGCCGCCGGAGCGGTTCGAGCAGGTCGTGGCGACCAACCTGACCGGCGCGTACCGGACGGTCCGCGCGGCGATCCGCGGCATGCTCCTCGCCCGCACGGGCCGGGTGGTGCTGCTGTCGTCGGCACTGGCGTTCCTCGGCTCGCCCGGCCAGACGAACTACGCGGCGAGCAAGGCGGGCCTGGCCGGCCTGGCCCGGTCGCTGGCGTGGGAGGTCGGCGCCCGCGGCATCACGGTCAACGTGGTCGCCCCCGGCATCATCGACACGGACATGACGAAGCCGCTGTCCGGCCCGCGCATGGACGACCTGATGCGGATGACCCCGCTCGGCCGCACGGGCACCCCGGAGGAGGTGGCGGCGGCGATCAGGTTCCTGGCCTCGCCTGCGGCGAGCTACATCACCGGCGCGGTCCTCCCGGTCGGCGGCGGCCTCGGCATGGGCATCTGA
- a CDS encoding nuclear transport factor 2 family protein, with protein sequence MRHTDVARAEIAELLGDLFAGFESRDWARMADLVAEKVHLDHTSLGAPAPEDLTGEEIVARWRRGLHARKKNFHLLSLPRIRVSGDRAEVAVNCYACNVLDDGLGGGVWECWGRHDISWQHTGNGWQVTAFVFTVAYTRGDERVHTHTLD encoded by the coding sequence GTGCGACACACCGATGTCGCCCGCGCGGAGATCGCCGAGCTGCTCGGCGATCTCTTCGCGGGCTTCGAAAGCCGCGACTGGGCCCGGATGGCGGACCTGGTCGCCGAGAAGGTGCACCTCGACCACACGTCACTGGGCGCCCCGGCGCCGGAGGACCTCACGGGCGAGGAGATCGTCGCCCGGTGGCGGCGGGGGCTGCACGCGCGCAAGAAGAACTTCCACCTGCTGAGCCTGCCGCGGATCCGGGTGTCCGGCGACCGGGCCGAGGTGGCGGTGAACTGCTACGCGTGCAACGTCCTGGACGACGGTCTCGGTGGCGGCGTGTGGGAGTGCTGGGGCCGGCATGACATTTCCTGGCAGCACACCGGGAACGGTTGGCAGGTCACGGCGTTCGTGTTCACCGTGGCCTACACGCGGGGGGACGAGCGGGTCCACACCCACACACTGGACTGA
- a CDS encoding phosphopantetheine-binding protein — protein sequence MSTTEEQVRTLLIEKLRVKPDALGADVTLEELSFDSLVLIELSLLLEKRFGIRLAEGELTGEHSIAGVAELVDGKEAAVR from the coding sequence ATGTCCACCACCGAAGAGCAGGTCCGCACGCTGCTGATCGAGAAGCTGCGGGTGAAGCCGGACGCGCTCGGCGCCGACGTCACGCTCGAAGAGCTGTCCTTCGACTCGCTCGTGCTGATCGAGCTGAGCCTGTTGCTGGAGAAGCGGTTCGGCATCCGGCTGGCCGAGGGCGAGCTGACCGGCGAGCACAGCATCGCCGGGGTCGCCGAGCTGGTCGATGGCAAGGAGGCCGCGGTCCGATGA